The proteins below come from a single Clupea harengus chromosome 21, Ch_v2.0.2, whole genome shotgun sequence genomic window:
- the inha gene encoding inhibin alpha chain encodes MWTSRTLFRTLLPVMCLLALWTSLESEACQGDELPRELVLDWMKKRILEDLGLMEAPKPAEKRPLVENADTASTHRRNSRRGRGDFVAHRREHKDILEVIVFPRSDSTCMDTPDAPSSSETADNGVFTYYYEPSLDDKETVTSAQFWFYAGEAVNAPVYMLTSRQELLKVSDTPDKRSEDGWTIYHLEKDLHQALAEGPFILQVRCSECVCLSSEPDKTPFVHLRTVTRHPERSRRAPLIPWSPTALNLLQRTSSDKTDPSSDCHLQKIDISFAELGWDNWIVHPKEFTFNYCHGTCANSQHTLVLGIKQCCAPVPGTMKSLRFTTTSDGGFSFKYETLPNIVPEECTCI; translated from the exons ATGTGGACCAGCAGAACCCTCTTCAGAACTCTTCTCCCCGTCATGTGCCTCCTGGCTCTTTGGACATCGCTGGAGTCTGAAGCATGCCAAGGAGACGAACTCCCACGAGAACTGGTGTTGGACTGGATGAAGAAGCGGATCTTGGAGGATTTAGGGCTAATGGAGGCACCTAAGCCGGCAGAAAAGCGACCCCTAGTGGAGAATGCGGATACTGCATCCACCCACCGGCGGAACTCTCGGCGTGGTCGGGGAGACTTCGTGGCACACAGGAGGGAGCATAAAGACATTTTAGAGGTCATTGTGTTCCCCAGATCTG ATTCCACTTGTATGGATACACCAGacgctccctcctcctctgaaACCGCGGACAACGGCGTCTTCACTTACTACTACGAGCCCTCTCTGGATGACAAGGAGACAGTTACCTCAGCCCAGTTCTGGTTCTACGCGGGAGAAGCCGTAAACGCTCCAGTTTACATGCTCACCAGCAGGCAGGAGCTTCTGAAGGTTTCCGACACTCCGGACAAGCGCAGCGAAGACGGTTGGACTATTTACCATCTGGAGAAAGACCTTCACCAAGCTTTAGCGGAGGGCCCTTTCATCCTGCAGGTGCgctgctctgagtgtgtgtgtttaagctcCGAGCCAGACAAGACTCCCTTCGTGCACCTTCGCACGGTCACTAGACACCCGGAGCGCTCCCGCCGTGCGCCTCTCATCCCGTGGTCTCCCACCGCTCTGAACTTACTCCAGCGGACCTCTTCGGACAAGACAGACCCTAGCAGCGACTGCCACCTCCAGAAAATTGACATCTCATTCGCGGAGTTGGGCTGGGACAACTGGATCGTGCACCCCAAAGAGTTCACCTTCAACTACTGCCACGGCACATGTGCCAACTCCCAGCACACCCTGGTGCTAGGAATCAAGCAGTGCTGCGCCCCGGTGCCTGGCACCATGAAGTCCCTGCGTTTCACCACCACTTCAGACGGAGGCTTCTCCTTCAAGTACGAGACGCTGCCGAACATCGTACCCGAGGAGTGCACCTGTATTTGA